One part of the Vitis riparia cultivar Riparia Gloire de Montpellier isolate 1030 chromosome 8, EGFV_Vit.rip_1.0, whole genome shotgun sequence genome encodes these proteins:
- the LOC117920833 gene encoding double-stranded RNA-binding protein 4-like isoform X1, which yields MNKTRLQELCHRKRWNPPEYSTRKDGPPHNPTFTATVTVGGLSFPTDHPARSAKEAQSNAAGLAIQYLTDPKPPPLADSSSAITDVKNIPATKGTSQPEIQATSQSHQAHEAFLVTRDDKKLDSSSASNIVNNVPATKGTLQVQIQETCQTPEGMQHLYKTQLQTYAQKRNLPLPMYSFESIGPSHNCRFKSKVTIEGQTYESPDFFPTLKDAEHAAAKLALMSLSPAGFQEDDYGVYKNLLQEMARKEGYQLPVYSTEKSGVSHMPTFLSTVEIEGETFEGQKAKTKKLAEMNAAKAAYTCLKERRSNLNHKSLSPSGQELRGVESSSFNSESSGTADLQQNIISKLTLVLKPSAAEQTLDRGGSGQKLKSPSKAVEFPSSSSPSSGVTDLPQKVIPQSTLMLLNQSTIFAEQDEDREVQMDPATRSSYAPSSPQNDNSSPPTLSENYIDLVPPEGNEDSACDKVIVFPSTSKISKPLPAKAIRRPVGEEWDSVKFSLEAKQ from the exons ATGAACAAGACAAGACTTCAAGAGCTGTGCCACAGAAAGCGGTGGAATCCACCGGAGTACTCGACCAGAAAGGACGGGCCACCGCACAACCCCACCTTCACTGCCACTGTTACCGTTGGCGGCCTCAGCTTTCCTACCGACCATCCCGCTCGCTCCGCCAAAGAGGCTCAGAGCAATGCCGCTGGCCTCGCCATCCAGTACTTAACTGACCCCAAACCCCCGCCACTTGCTG ATTCTTCGAGTGCGATCACTGATGTAAAGAACATACCTGCCACCAAAGGGACATCACAGCCTGAGATACAAGCAACATCTCAATCTCATCAGgctcatgaagcattcttggtTACTagagatgataagaaattaG ATTCTTCAAGTGCAAGCAATATTGTCAATAATGTACCTGCCACCAAAGGGACATTGCAGGTGCAGATACAAGAAACATGTCAAACTCCTGAAG gTATGCAACATTTGTACAAGACCCAACTGCAAACTTATGCTCAAAAAAGAAATCTCCCTCTACCAATGTATTCTTTTGAAAGCATTGGCCCCTCTCATAACTGTCGCTTCAAGTCTAAGGTTACAATTGAGGGACAAACCTATGAGAGTCCAGATTTTTTCCCCACATTAAAGGATGCTGAACATGCAGCTGCAAAATTAGCTTTGATGTCATTATCTCCAGCTGGATTTCAGGAG GATGATTATGGTGTCTACAAAAATCTCTTGCAAGAAATGGCTCGAAAAGAAGGTTATCAGTTACCAGTTTATAGTACGGAAAAATCTGGTGTATCCCATATGCCAACATTTCTTTCAACTGTGGAAATAGAAGGAGAAACTTTTGAAGGTCAAAAAGCAAAAACCAAGAAGCTGGCAGAGATGAATGCAGCGAAGGCTGCTTACACCTGTCTTAAAGAGC gTAGATCAAATTTGAACCATAAATCTCTTTCCCCTTCTGGCCAAGAATTGAGAGGTGTTGAGTCCTCATCTTTCAACTCGGAATCAAGTGGAACGGCTGATTTGCAACAGAACATTATATCAAAGCTTACTCTAGTTTTAAAACCGAGTGCAGCTGAACAAACTTTGGATAGAG GTGGATCAGGTCAGAAGCTCAAGTCTCCTTCGAAAGCAGTTGAGTTCCCATCTTCCAGCTCTCCATCAAGTGGTGTCACTGATTTGCCACAGAAAGTCATACCCCAATCCACTCTGATGTTATTAAACCAGAGTACAATTTTTGCTGAACAAGATGAGGATAGAG AAGTACAAATGGATCCAGCTACCAGATCTTCATACGCCCCGTCTTCGCCTCAAAACGATAATTCATCCCCTCCTACACTTTCTGAGAACTACATTGATTTGGTGCCACCAGAAGGGAACGAAGATTCAGCCTGCGATAAGGTAATTGTTTTTCCAAGCACATCAAAGATATCAAAACCTCTTCCTGCTAAAGCCATCCGAAGGCCTGTAGGCGAAGAGTGGGATTCCGTCAAGTTCAGTTTAGAAGCGAAACAGTAG
- the LOC117921266 gene encoding FT-interacting protein 3 yields the protein MAETCSRKLVVEICNAKNLMPKDGQGTASAYVIVDFDGQRRRTKTKFRDLNPQWDETLEFLVQDPESMASEILEINVYNDKKTGKRTTFLGKVKIAGSTFAKAGSEDLVYYPLEKRSVFSQIKGEIGLKISYVDEDVPPEPEKAAAEEKKPDEAAVAPSEQKTDDAAAAPAATEEKAPEKEEEKKADESNKEAADQKPAEPPKDEKAEVAPEAAASPPAEVENPPVAHNEKAIQTKETTETEKRPDLGVSDLELRSLAGDRSRRAYDLVDRMPFLYVRVVKAKGANFEAESTVYAKLVIGTHSVRTKSKSDKDWDQVFAFDKEGLNCTSLEVSVWVEKKDGENCTETSIGAVSFDLQEVPKRVPPDSPLAPQWYTLEDSSENSPGNDIMLAVWIGTQADEAFQEAWQSDSGGLIPETRAKVYLSPKLWYLRLTVIQSQDLQLGSGPEAKAKGPELYVKAQLGAQVFKTARTSIGSSNPTWNEDLLFVAAEPFEQFLVMTVEDVTSGQPVGHAKVHVPSLDRRTDDRTESKSRWFNLVGDEKRPYAGRIHVRACLEGGYHVLDEAAHVTSDVRASAKQLAKPPIGLLEVGIRGATNLLPVKSKDGTRGTTDAYVVAKYGPKWVRTRTILDRFNPRWNEQYTWDVYDPCTVLTIGVFDNARYKQDEAGKPGRDIRMGKIRVRLSTLDTNRVYTNSYSLTVLLPGGSKRMGEIEIAVRFSCSSWLNLIQAYASPMLPRMHYVRPLGPAQQDILRHTAMRIVTARLARSEPALGQEVVQYMLDSDTHVWSMRRSKANWFRVLGWLSRAATLARWLDGIRTWVHPPTTILMHVFLVAVILCPHLVLPTVFMYAFFVIVLRFRYRRRVLLSMDTRLSYAEAISADELDEEFDSFPTMKSIDQVRQRYDRLRILAGRAQTLLGDVAAQGERLEALFNWRDPRATGLFVVFCLVASLVFYTVPFRAFVLGWGFYYLRHPRFRGDMPSVPFNFFRRLPSLSDQIL from the coding sequence ATGGCGGAGACTTGCTCTCGAAAGCTGGTGGTGGAAATCTGTAATGCCAAGAACTTGATGCCTAAAGATGGACAGGGAACGGCCAGCGCCTACGTGATTGTGGATTTCGATGGCCAGAGGCGAAGAACAAAGACCAAATTCAGAGACCTCAACCCGCAATGGGACGAGACTCTCGAGTTTCTGGTTCAAGATCCTGAGTCTATGGCCTCTGAGATTCTGGAGATCAATGTTTACAATGACAAGAAGACCGGAAAACGCACTACTTTTCTTGGAAAAGTGAAGATCGCTGGTTCCACTTTTGCAAAAGCAGGATCTGAAGATTTGGTTTACTATCCATTGGAGAAGAGGAGTGTTTTTTCTCAGATTAAGGGCGAGATCGGGTTGAAGATTTCGTATGTCGATGAGGATGTTCCGCCTGAACCAGAGAAGGCTGCGGCGGAGGAGAAGAAGCCCGATGAGGCAGCGGTCGCACCGTCGGAGCAGAAAACCGATGATGCAGCCGCCGCGCCTGCGGCGACTGAGGAAAAGGCGCCGGAGaaggaagaggaaaagaaagcaGATGAGAGTAATAAGGAGGCTGCTGATCAGAAACCTGCGGAACCACCTAAAGATGAGAAAGCAGAGGTGGCTCCAGAAGCGGCGGCGTCACCCCCGGCGGAGGTTGAGAATCCTCCCGTGGCTCATAACGAGAAAGCGATACAGACAAAGGAAACAACGGAGACCGAGAAACGGCCGGATCTTGGAGTCAGTGACCTGGAACTGCGTTCTCTTGCCGGCGATCGCAGCCGGAGAGCGTACGATCTCGTGGATCGCATGCCTTTTCTGTATGTGCGTGTTGTTAAGGCTAAAGGAGCGAATTTCGAAGCGGAATCCACCGTCTACGCCAAGCTTGTGATCGGAACACACAGTGTGAGAACCAAGAGTAAAAGTGATAAGGACTGGGATCAGGTCTTTGCATTTGACAAAGAAGGCCTTAACTGCACGTCTCTGGAGGTTTCTGTATGGGTGGAGAAGAAGGATGGTGAAAACTGTACGGAGACTTCCATCGGCGCCGTGTCGTTTGATTTGCAGGAAGTGCCAAAGCGAGTGCCCCCGGACAGTCCTCTTGCTCCCCAGTGGTACACTCTAGAAGATTCATCGGAGAATTCGCCGGGAAATGACATCATGCTTGCCGTATGGATCGGAACTCAGGCGGACGAGGCTTTTCAGGAGGCATGGCAGTCGGATTCCGGCGGGTTGATACCAGAGACCCGAGCCAAGGTCTACCTGTCTCCGAAGCTGTGGTATCTGAGACTAACGGTCATCCAAAGCCAAGATTTGCAGTTAGGTTCGGGTCCCGAAGCTAAAGCCAAGGGTCCTGAGCTGTACGTAAAGGCTCAGCTCGGCGCACAAGTGTTTAAAACGGCTCGAACGTCAATCGGCTCCTCAAATCCAACTTGGAATGAGGACCTTCTTTTTGTGGCGGCTGAGCCGTTTGAGCAGTTTTTAGTAATGACTGTGGAAGATGTGACAAGTGGGCAGCCAGTGGGGCACGCCAAAGTACACGTGCCCAGCCTTGATAGGCGCACTGATGACAGAACCGAATCCAAATCTAGATGGTTCAATCTAGTGGGCGATGAGAAGCGACCATACGCAGGGAGGATACACGTGAGAGCGTGCCTGGAGGGTGGGTATCACGTGCTAGATGAGGCCGCTCACGTGACCAGTGATGTTCGAGCCTCTGCCAAACAACTCGCCAAACCACCGATAGGATTGCTGGAAGTTGGGATTCGCGGAGCCACCAATCTGCTGCCAGTAAAGTCAAAGGACGGTACGCGCGGCACCACCGATGCATACGTGGTGGCCAAATATGGCCCCAAGTGGGTCCGAACACGAACAATCCTCGATCGTTTTAATCCACGCTGGAACGAGCAGTACACGTGGGATGTTTATGACCCATGTACGGTACTTACGATAGGCGTCTTCGACAATGCGAGATACAAGCAAGATGAAGCGGGAAAGCCCGGAAGAGATATAAGGATGGGGAAGATACGCGTACGGCTCTCGACGCTCGATACGAATCGCGTGTACACAAATTCGTACTCCCTGACGGTGCTGCTTCCAGGTGGTTCCAAGAGAATGGGGGAGATCGAAATTGCTGTTAGATTCTCATGCTCGTCGTGGCTCAATCTCATCCAGGCGTACGCTAGCCCCATGCTGCCTAGAATGCACTACGTGCGCCCGTTGGGCCCGGCTCAGCAGGATATCCTGCGCCACACCGCAATGAGGATCGTCACGGCTCGTCTCGCCCGGTCCGAACCGGCATTGGGTCAGGAGGTGGTTCAGTACATGCTGGACAGTGACACGCACGTGTGGAGCATGCGGCGGAGCAAGGCTAACTGGTTCCGTGTCCTGGGGTGGCTGTCGAGAGCGGCGACCCTGGCGCGGTGGCTCGATGGAATCCGCACGTGGGTCCATCCACCCACCACTATATTAATGCACGTATTCCTGGTGGCTGTCATCCTCTGTCCTCACCTTGTTCTCCCAACTGTATTCATGTACGCTTTCTTCGTCATCGTATTGAGATTTCGGTACCGCCGGAGAGTCCTACTCAGCATGGACACACGGCTCTCGTACGCTGAGGCGATCAGCGCCGACGAACTCGACGAAGAGTTCGACAGTTTCCCAACAATGAAGTCTATAGATCAAGTCCGACAAAGATACGATCGGCTGCGGATCTTAGCGGGTCGAGCCCAGACGCTGCTGGGTGACGTGGCGGCACAAGGTGAGAGGTTAGAGGCGTTGTTCAACTGGAGGGACCCAAGAGCAACAGGACTGTTTGTGGTGTTTTGTTTAGTGGCATCGTTGGTGTTCTATACGGTGCCGTTTAGGGCATTTGTGCTGGGTTGGGGCTTCTATTATCTGCGCCACCCAAGGTTCCGTGGTGATATGCCGTCGGTGCCGTTCAACTTTTTCCGGCGACTCCCGTCGCTCTCCGACCAGATTCTCTAG
- the LOC117920833 gene encoding double-stranded RNA-binding protein 4-like isoform X2, translating into MNKTRLQELCHRKRWNPPEYSTRKDGPPHNPTFTATVTVGGLSFPTDHPARSAKEAQSNAAGLAIQYLTDPKPPPLADSSSAITDVKNIPATKGTSQPEIQATSQSHQAHEAFLVTRDDKKLDSSSASNIVNNVPATKGTLQVQIQETCQTPEGMQHLYKTQLQTYAQKRNLPLPMYSFESIGPSHNCRFKSKVTIEGQTYESPDFFPTLKDAEHAAAKLALMSLSPAGFQEDDYGVYKNLLQEMARKEGYQLPVYSTEKSGVSHMPTFLSTVEIEGETFEGQKAKTKKLAEMNAAKAAYTCLKERGSGQKLKSPSKAVEFPSSSSPSSGVTDLPQKVIPQSTLMLLNQSTIFAEQDEDREVQMDPATRSSYAPSSPQNDNSSPPTLSENYIDLVPPEGNEDSACDKVIVFPSTSKISKPLPAKAIRRPVGEEWDSVKFSLEAKQ; encoded by the exons ATGAACAAGACAAGACTTCAAGAGCTGTGCCACAGAAAGCGGTGGAATCCACCGGAGTACTCGACCAGAAAGGACGGGCCACCGCACAACCCCACCTTCACTGCCACTGTTACCGTTGGCGGCCTCAGCTTTCCTACCGACCATCCCGCTCGCTCCGCCAAAGAGGCTCAGAGCAATGCCGCTGGCCTCGCCATCCAGTACTTAACTGACCCCAAACCCCCGCCACTTGCTG ATTCTTCGAGTGCGATCACTGATGTAAAGAACATACCTGCCACCAAAGGGACATCACAGCCTGAGATACAAGCAACATCTCAATCTCATCAGgctcatgaagcattcttggtTACTagagatgataagaaattaG ATTCTTCAAGTGCAAGCAATATTGTCAATAATGTACCTGCCACCAAAGGGACATTGCAGGTGCAGATACAAGAAACATGTCAAACTCCTGAAG gTATGCAACATTTGTACAAGACCCAACTGCAAACTTATGCTCAAAAAAGAAATCTCCCTCTACCAATGTATTCTTTTGAAAGCATTGGCCCCTCTCATAACTGTCGCTTCAAGTCTAAGGTTACAATTGAGGGACAAACCTATGAGAGTCCAGATTTTTTCCCCACATTAAAGGATGCTGAACATGCAGCTGCAAAATTAGCTTTGATGTCATTATCTCCAGCTGGATTTCAGGAG GATGATTATGGTGTCTACAAAAATCTCTTGCAAGAAATGGCTCGAAAAGAAGGTTATCAGTTACCAGTTTATAGTACGGAAAAATCTGGTGTATCCCATATGCCAACATTTCTTTCAACTGTGGAAATAGAAGGAGAAACTTTTGAAGGTCAAAAAGCAAAAACCAAGAAGCTGGCAGAGATGAATGCAGCGAAGGCTGCTTACACCTGTCTTAAAGAGC GTGGATCAGGTCAGAAGCTCAAGTCTCCTTCGAAAGCAGTTGAGTTCCCATCTTCCAGCTCTCCATCAAGTGGTGTCACTGATTTGCCACAGAAAGTCATACCCCAATCCACTCTGATGTTATTAAACCAGAGTACAATTTTTGCTGAACAAGATGAGGATAGAG AAGTACAAATGGATCCAGCTACCAGATCTTCATACGCCCCGTCTTCGCCTCAAAACGATAATTCATCCCCTCCTACACTTTCTGAGAACTACATTGATTTGGTGCCACCAGAAGGGAACGAAGATTCAGCCTGCGATAAGGTAATTGTTTTTCCAAGCACATCAAAGATATCAAAACCTCTTCCTGCTAAAGCCATCCGAAGGCCTGTAGGCGAAGAGTGGGATTCCGTCAAGTTCAGTTTAGAAGCGAAACAGTAG